A stretch of Tigriopus californicus strain San Diego chromosome 11, Tcal_SD_v2.1, whole genome shotgun sequence DNA encodes these proteins:
- the LOC131889782 gene encoding E3 ubiquitin-protein ligase SHPRH-like — MPRAKRPAPQRLDSSARQAQQWAMGPPPPDQATPSGSARAARPVRAAGSGLGILDLTGSDSDEEDEDYVPQGVTNTTEAVELSPGPTPAACITPPGRPGGAWSVQFGPTRTEGSGWWGSLGRYTFLVQPTSQVRQITGAGTIYVGTSSDEAGWLELDDGRRLALISMGENAQGLKVLGEVGVKRLSVSPQLTVRDFDAQSGELTLSLVVSDETLLKVSHPSDLMAKIPTGVRRLLDECLGLDHFETWDELEHMKHDIDLIYEEIKAFHSSDPTLKNSSVDPQHPSLLPRLRPYQRNAVKWMVGCEKGAPTGDHPLHPLYEEVRTLEGDALYYHVKGGFLIRDRPRAQPKPPGGILADEMGLGKTVEILSLMLSHPRQELPRPAYQAPIVLRSDEKKKKRRRRRSPTPVEFVLDGTPSEAPTCGSPRKTPDETLMQVDGNDSGSDASSRLNESEDHSDESDQESETDREEEYKPRPSRSRQKKVTFNFDEGIEATPAKKPRASKSQEPGSSILVKSKEAFDPKSVLKGRTVTAKSPMSDMILHGVIAIAKNGDGASTHALKKHLAKTFGKSSAQHLNQFKKTVVKLVGQGLLVNTSHQSGANGSFIVNPDHESFDSRGLYFAKDLSDIEKVIEQVITNRCYGGQSYNRDQADKLASVHKKPKKESSTYKRLKDIYEMQLAGLSEAVELTPEYRKARRKWNGTFFDTKVGQSDYFECICGTDLDADEDRLHRIQCSKCQLWQHSECVKFDVTDPYRGDYLCPHCWTLQDPVQSGATLIVSPSTISYQWIEEIQKHVRDKKVRMLFYEGTKQAGYIQPRDLASYDIVITSYTILQSETNYVDLPHSNSSEGRRFRNAKRYMAIPAPLLSIQWWRICLDEAQMIEVTTTKTAEMALRLSAVNRWCVTGTPIEKSLNDVQGLLLFLQYDPYSLQRWWRECLYLPFGHGLRKPLMQVLCEVLWRTAKKDVLDQINIPSQTQEIHWLSFSPIEEHFYRRQHIESSRDAVAKIGKCSDLSMHLSAMDRNSLNNLLNPLLRLRQSCCHPQAVRGQFIGLQKTTMTMENLLEQMTKKVTLECEDAHRQLIAALNGLAAIAIIEEQWVEASEKYREVLRTSEEYKDKIKTDTLQKLHTISNLRELLDAHHDGVDPTLRDDQLLDEAEVLKKNYLVKYSTAIEAAQGALHPITAQVLELQSSFVCRREPWYVQVINDLKSSSNEANLMDLVREEMAQFFDVVNDKEFKQIEHKYPNSRIVLYKLGESVAQLDTTREGVTKGLTNLRESPPETFLNGAVDCHLRVSAASQKNRKLCQLCLVHDEIEVYESMIFHFVKDEIRSLKGPARQTLTTDENKKLEDAGVFLLDDQRKGTWADCESERLLRAILKFTRQKSVSVSGAIQSDGAAHIKLFEAMKKEFKLMRILWRQIYDLVAGVDELNMSVMRLRLRFEDEPQTSQSALKQKKSSQGTNLATREKDKFETIYILEEHELPSQKLKLISDCTVAKCEFRKMFGQLVYLENLKNSDYGKKGGANPEPCPVCQQELGMQWSVLQCGHCYCVECIRVLIEKYSNSNIQSAHRRSLKCPICRNITVHGEISYVKTRKEEVNSEEEKQALEQVKGSLSTKMEAVVRAIMAIQAEDPNSKSLVFSTWTDVLDILGTALTENSIPFASLHSNVKFKRNLQKFKNRQDVKVLLLPITSGANGLNLIEASHVLLVEPILNPAQELQAIGRVHRIGQTKSTRIHRFIVRSTIEERMHRILSNFQETKVGQSSHCTEENVLTIQDLKNIFVD; from the exons aTGCCTCGCGCCAAACGCCCGGCTCCTCAGCGACTGGATTCCTCAGCCCGACAAGCTCAACAATGGGCCATGGGACCACCGCCACCCGACCAGGCGACGCCCTCTGGCTCGGCCAGAGCGGCTCGACCCGTGAGGGCCGCGGGATCGGGTCTAGGTATTCTTGACTTGACCGGTAGTGATTCGGACGAGGAGGATGAGGATTACGTGCCTCAAGGGGTCACAAACACGACTGAAGCGGTGGAATTGAGCCCTGGGCCCACTCCTGCGGCCTGTATAACCCCACCCGGCCGGCCGGGTGGGGCTTGGAGCGTCCAATTTGGCCCCACCAGGACGGAAGGGTCGGGTTGGTGGGGATCCTTGGGCCGATATACGTTTCTGGTACAGCCTACGAGTCAAGTGCGTCAGATCACGGGCGCGGGTACGATTTACGTGGGTACAAGTAGCGATGAGGCGGGTTGGTTGGAGTTGGACGACGGACGGCGGCTGGCCTTGATTTCCATGGGTGAAAACGCccaaggcttgaaggtgttggGCGAAGTGGGCGTGAAACGCCTGAGTGTGTCGCCGCAGCTCACGGTGCGAGACTTTGATGCTCAAAGCGGGGAATTGACTTTGTCGTTGGTCGTGAGTGATGAGACGTTGCTCAAAGTTAGTCACCCGTCGGATTTGATGGCCAAAATCCCGACGGGTGTGCGACGACTTTTGGATGAATGTCTAGGtttggatcattttgagaCCTGGGATGAATTAGAGCACATGAAGCACGATATTGACCTCATCTATGAAGAAATTAAAGCCTTTCACAGTTCAGACCCGACGTTGAAAAACAGCTCGGTCGATCCGCAACACCCCAGTCTATTGCCCCGTCTCCGACCATATCAGAGGAATGCCGTGAAATGGATGGTGGGTTGTGAAAAGGGTGCTCCCACCGGAGACCATCCACTCCATCCCCTGTATGAAGAAGTTCGCACTTTAGAAGGCGATGCGCTGTACTATCACGTCAAAGGCGGATTCCTCATTCGTGATCGTCCTCGGGCTCAACCCAAACCCCCCGGGGGTATATTGGCCGATGAAATGGGTCTGGGTAAAACCGTTGAGATATTATCCCTCATGCTTTCTCACCCGCGACAAGAATTGCCCCGTCCGGCTTATCAAGCACCCATTGTTCTGAGGAGtgacgagaagaagaagaaaagacgACGTAGACGATCACCCACGCCCGTTGAATTTGTCTTGGACGGAACTCCGAGTGAAGCTCCAACTTGTGGCTCGCCAAGGAAGACTCCAGACGAAACCCTGATGCAAGTAGACGGCAATGATAGCGGTTCGGATGCTAGTTCCCGGTTGAACGAGTCGGAGGATCATTCCGATGAGAGTGACCAAGAAAGTGAGACCGATCGAGAGGAAGAGTACAAGCCTCGGCCAAGCCGATCGCGACAAAAGAAAGTGACGTTTAACTTTGATGAAGGGATTGAGGCTACACCTGCTAAGAAACCCAGAGCGAGCAAGTCTCAAGAGCCGGGGTCATCTATTCTGGTAAAGTCTAAGGAAGCGTTTGATCCGAAATCCGTTTTGAAAGGTCGAACTGTTACTGCCAAGTCTCCGATGAGTGATATGATTCTCCATGGCGTGATTGCCATTGCCAAAAATGGTGACGGTGCCAGTACGCACGCTTTGAAGAAGCATTTGGCCAAGACTTTTGGCAAATCATCTGCTCAGCATctgaatcaattcaaaaagaccGTTGTCAAATTGGTGGGCCAGGGACTTCTTGTGAACACGTCGCATCAAAGTGGAGCCAATGGATCATTCATCGTCAACCCTGACCACGAAAGCTTCGACTCCCGAGGCCTTTACTTTGCCAAAGACCTATCTGACATTGAAAAGGTCATCGAGCAAGTGATCACGAATCGTTGTTATGGCGGACAATCGTATAATAGGGATCAAGCGGATAAGTTGGCTAGTGTTCATAAGAAGCCCAAAAAAGAGTCTAGTACCTATAAACGATTGAAGGATATCTACGAGATGCAATTGGCCGGCTTATCCGAAGCGGTGGAGCTCACCCCAGAATATCGGAAGGCTCGCAGGAAATGGAATGGAACGTTCTTTGACACCAAAGTAGGACAGAGCGACTATTTCGAGTGCATTTGTGGCACTGACCTGGATGCGGATGAGGATCGTTTACACCGCATTCAATGTTCCAAGTGCCAATTGTGGCAGCATTCCGAATGCGTGAAATTTGATGTCACGGATCCATATCGAGGTGACTACTTGTGCCCTCATTGCTGGACCTTGCAAGACCCAGTCCAATCAGGCGCCACTCTCATCGTCTCTCCAAGCACCATCTCATACCAATGGATAGAGGAGATCCAGAAGCATGTTCGAGACAAGAAAGTTCGGATGCTCTTCTATGAAGGCACCAAACAAGCTGGATACATACAACCCCGTGATTTGGCATCGTACGACATTGTCATCACCTCTTACACCATCCTCCAGTCGGAGACAAATTATGTGGACCTTCCACATAGCAACAGCTCGGAAGGTCGGCGATTTCGCAATGCCAAGCGCTACATGGCCATTCCTGCACCCCTTCTCTCAATTCAATGGTGGAGGATCTGTTTGGACGAGGCTCAGATGATCGAAGTGACCACCACGAAAACGGCGGAAATGGCCTTGCGACTCTCGGCGGTAAATCGATGGTGCGTGACCGGTACGCCGATCGAGAAATCCCTGAATGACGTCCAGGGATTGCTCCTGTTCTTGCAGTACGATCCATACAGTCTGCAACGATGGTGGCGAGAGTGTTTGTATCTTCCCTTTGGCCACGGCCTAAGAAAACCGCTGATGCAGGTGTTATGCGAGGTTCTTTGGCGAACTGCAAAGAAGGACGTCCTCGATCAGATCAATATTCCATCTCAGACCCAAGAAATCCATTGGCTTTCGTTCTCGCCCATCGAGGAGCACTTCTACCGACGGCAGCACATCGAGAGTTCCCGTGATGCCGTCgcaaaaattggcaaatgcTCGGATCTGTCCATGCACCTTTCGGCCATGGACCGTAATTCACTGAATAATTTACTGAACCCCCTGCTACGATTGCGACAATCGTGCTGTCACCCTCAAGCGGTTCGAGGGCAGTTCATTGGACTACAGAAAACCACAATGACCATGGAAAACCTCTTGGAACAAATGACGAAAAAAGTCACCCTGGAGTGTGAAGATGCTCATCGCCAATTGATTGCCGCTCTCAACGGCTTGGCAGCCATAGCTATCATCGAGGAACAGTGGGTGGAGGCCTCGGAAAAGTACCGAGAAGTCCTGAG AACGTCCGAGGAATACAAGGACAAAATCAAGACGGACACGCTGCAGAAATTGCACACGATCTCGAATTTGCGGGAACTGCTTGATGCTCACCATGATGGAGTGGATCCAACTCTCAGGGATGATCAATTATTGGACGAGGCTGAAGTGCTAAAAAAGAATTACCTCGTCAAATACTCTACTGCCATTGAAGCTGCCCAA GGTGCACTCCATCCGATCACCGCTCAAGTGTTGGAACTCCAATCGAGCTTTGTTTGTCGGAGAGAGCCTTGGTACGTGCAAGTGATTAATGATTTAAAGTCATCTAGCAATGAAGCGAATCTAATGGATCTGGTCCGCGAAGAAATGGCTCAATTTTTCGACGTCGTCAACGACAAGGAGTTCAAGCAAATCGAGCACAAATACCCTAATTCTAGAATTGTCCTCTACAAATTGGGAGAGAGCGTGGCTCAACTTGATAC AACTCGCGAGGGTGTGACAAAAGGGCTGACAAACCTGCGGGAATCCCCGCCTGAAACCTTCTTGAATGGAGCAGTTGATTGCCATCTCCGAGTGTCTGCCGCCTCTCAAAAGAATCGCAAGTTATGCCAACTGTGCTTGGTGCATGACGAAATTGAGGTTTACGAGAGCATGATTTTCCATTTCGTTAAGGACGAAATCCGAAGTCTCAAGGGACCTGCCCGGCAAACTCTCACTACAGACGAGAATAAGAAACTGGAAGATGCCGGAGTGTTCTTATTGGATGACCAGAGAAAAG GCACTTGGGCGGATTGTGAGTCGGAACGGTTATTAAGAGCTATCTTGAAATTCACTCGTCAGAAGTCCGTAAGTGTGAGTGGTGCCATTCAAAGCGATGGTGCCGCTCACATCAAGTTGTTCGAGGCCATGAAGAAAGAGTTCAAGTTGATGAGGATCCTTTGGCGACAGATTTATGATCTGGTGGCGGGTGTGGACGAATTGAATATGTCCGTCATGCGGCTTCGCCTTCGTTTCGAGGACGAACCTCAGACCTCACAA AGTGCCTTGAAGCAGAAAAAGAGTTCTCAAGGAACCAATCTGGCCACCAGAGAGaaggacaaatttgaaaccatttaCATTCTAGAGGAACACGAGCTTCCCAGTCAGAAATTGAAACTCATCTCAGATTGCACGGTAGCCAAATGCGAGTTCCGCAAAATGTTTGGGCAATTGGTGTATTTGGAGAACTTGAAGAACTCTGATTATGGGAAGAAGGGCGGTGCCAATCCAGAGCCGTGTCCAGTGTGCCAACAAGAACTAGGAATGCAATGGAGTGTGCTTCAG TGCGGTCATTGCTATTGTGTCGAGTGCATCCGCGTCTTGATCGAGAAGTATTCAAATAGCAATATTCAAAGCGCGCACAGAAGGTCGTTAAAATGCCCAATTTGTCGAAATATCACAGTCCATGGAGAGATCTCCTATGTGAAAACGAG GAAAGAAGAAGTGAACTCGGAGGAGGAAAAGCAAGCATTAGAGCAAGTCAAAGGCAGCTTATCGACGAAGATGGAGGCCGTGGTCCGAGCAATTATGGCCATTCAAGCTGAAGACCCGAACTCTAAATCCCTCGTATTTTCCACCTGGACGGATGTCTTGGACATTTTAGGGACGGCCTTGACCGAAAACAGCATTCCATTCGCTTCGTTGCATTCAAACGTCAAGTTCAAAAGGAACCTGCAAAAGTTCAAG AATCGCCAAGATGTAAAAGTATTACTACTACCCATAACTTCTGGAGCCAATGGTCTCAACCTGATCGAGGCCAGCCATGTGCTTCTGGTCGAACCAATTCTCAATCCCGCTCAAGAACTTCAAGCCATCGGTAGAGTTCATAGGATCGGACAAACCAAATCCACGCGGATACATCGGTTCATCGTCAGATCTACCATCGAAGAGCGCATGCACAGAATCTTGAG CAATTTTCAAGAGACCAAAGTGGGACAAAGCAGTCACTGCACCGAGGAGAATGTGCTCACTATCCaggatttgaaaaacattttcgtGGATTAG